From the genome of Drosophila subpulchrella strain 33 F10 #4 breed RU33 unplaced genomic scaffold, RU_Dsub_v1.1 Primary Assembly Seq19, whole genome shotgun sequence, one region includes:
- the LOC119559220 gene encoding histone H4 — protein sequence MTGRGKGGKGLGKGGAKRHRKVLRDNIQGITKPAIRRLARRGGVKRISGLIYEETRGVLKVFLENVIRDAVTYTEHAKRKTVTAMDVVYALKRQGRTLYGFGG from the coding sequence ATGACTGGTCGCGGTAAAGGAGGCAAAGGCTTGGGAAAAGGAGGCGCCAAGCGTCATCGCAAAGTGCTGCGAGATAACATCCAGGGTATCACTAAGCCAGCAATCCGCCGTTTGGCTCGTCGCGGCGGTGTGAAGCGCATCTCGGGACTCATTTACGAGGAAACACGTGGCGTTCTGAAGGTGTTCTTGGAGAACGTTATCCGCGATGCCGTCACCTACACCGAACACGCCAAGAGGAAGACTGTCACAGCCATGGATGTTGTGTACGCTCTGAAGAGGCAAGGCCGCACCCTGTACGGCTTCGGCGGTTAA